The genomic window TCATTTTGATGCTGTATGACGGCGCCATCAAGTTCTGCACTGAGGCAAAAGAAGCCATCCGCGAGAAACAATATGTCCAGAGTCATCAACTCATCACGCGGGCGCGCAATGTGATTCTGGAACTGCTTCGTATATTGGATATGGAAAAGGGAGGCGAGGTGGCGAGAAATCTCCAGCGGCTGTATGTCTACATTATCGCCCGGCTGATCGAGGTGAATCTGACAAAGGAACCCAACCTGCTTGATAACGTCCTATCGATCCTCCGCAACCTCCGCTCCGCATGGGCGGAAATAGATTTTGAGGAAGCTGCCGTTGGCAGAACCGAAACACCTCATCCTGACAATCCCCGCCCAAAGATGGCCGGCTCAGCCTGCATGCTCTCGGTCACCGCATAACGAATTTCTTTTCGATTCAGGTTTTGAGGTCCGATATCTCTCGATAAAGATGGGAAAAGGGTGGAGACTAGATTTTGTGAGCGCTCAGAGGCAGTAGTATTTGAACGGCAGTGCCTTTCCCGGGCCTGCTGTCGACCTTCAGACTTCCCTTATGAGCTTCGATGATTTTCTTTGCGGTGGGGAAGCCCAGCCCCGTTCCGAGAGGTTTGGTGCTGAGGAACGGCTCGTCCAACTGCGACAGTTGCTCCTGATTCATCCCGACGCCGGTGTCCGTGATGGTTATCTTGACGAATTCTTCGTTTTTTCTTTTTCTGAAGCGGCAGCCAATCGAAAGGATGCCGCCCGTCGGCATTGATTCTATAGCATTTCGAAGCAAGTTCTCGAGAGCGAGTTGAATCTTTGGCAGATCAACCCGGATTTGCCTGTCAGGGTTTTCAATCTCAGACCGAACCGTCACATGAGAGGCATCGTCTGTCAGCTTCTTCAACGGTTGTTCGATGACGGCGCGGATTGGCTGAGAGGAATATTGCAGATCGATCTGCCTGGAATATACGAGCAGGTCGTTCACCAGCAGGGCGAGCAGGTTCGCGCCGTAGCCGATTTCCTCGACGAGGGCAATAGCTTCTCGATCATCCTTTGCCACCTTGCGCAGGTTATCGGCGGCCATCGTTATCGTTTGAAGGGGATTTCTGATTTCATGAGCAAGAGTTGAAACCATCCGTCCGATCGAAGCCAGGTTCTCAGCCTTTCGCAATTGCGCCGCCTTCTTCTCCACCGTTTCCTCCAGGTTCCGGCGAATTCGGCGGCACCGCTGCTCGGATTTGCGGAGAGCCTCTTGCGCCTTTTTTCGTTCTCTGGCATGACGAATAGTGCGAACAAGGATGTCGGTGTTCAACTCATCCTTCAAAATGTAATCCTGCGCTCCCCTCCGAAGGAGTCTCGTGACAAGGTTTTCATCGAGTCTGTCAAGCAGGATAACGATGGGAACGTGCGGATTGAGCTTCTGTATTCTGTCCAAAGACTCGCGCCCGCGGCTGTCCGAGAGGTCGGGATTAAGCAGAACGGCCGACACGCTCGCCTTTTTGAGATACTCAACGCCGCCGAGGAGTTGCGGCTTCCACTCCAGGCGGTATGATCTCTTGCCGCCTGCAAGCAGTTTCCGAATCATCGCCGCACATGCCGGGTCGGATTCTATCAGTAAGAGTATGTCCTGCCTGGTTTTCATTGTTTTTGGGCTTCCTTAAAATTCTTCCGAAATTTTGACGAAGTCTTTCACTGTGATATTCATTTACTGCGACTTGAGGTTCACGAGCCTCGTGCATCAGCCGAGGCCAACGATTTCCCTCAAGGAAAAGCCAACGGCGCTCAATTCCTGCCGGTACATCCTGAGCAGGCGCGAAATCGATTGCCTCTTCCATTCGTTTTCCAGAGATAATCCCTTTCGCTTGTATAGTTCCCGATAGCCGCGCAGGTTCAGGTGCAGCTCATCCTGACGATTTTCTTCCGACTCCTCCAGGACGGCGAGCATTTCCTCGAGGGTGAAGGCGACGACCTCTTGAACACCCTTTTCCTTCAGCAGGTGTGTCAAGAGGCTGATCTCGGTTTCCACAACCTCTCTCTGTGCTCCGCGAGCCGAGTGTGCGACTCCCCATAACAGATGCGCCTCTTTACCCGACCAGTCCGGACAATCGAGGATCACCGAAACGATTTCATCGAATGTGGCGCCGGCTTCGCCGCAATAC from Candidatus Abyssobacteria bacterium SURF_5 includes these protein-coding regions:
- a CDS encoding hybrid sensor histidine kinase/response regulator; the protein is MKTRQDILLLIESDPACAAMIRKLLAGGKRSYRLEWKPQLLGGVEYLKKASVSAVLLNPDLSDSRGRESLDRIQKLNPHVPIVILLDRLDENLVTRLLRRGAQDYILKDELNTDILVRTIRHARERKKAQEALRKSEQRCRRIRRNLEETVEKKAAQLRKAENLASIGRMVSTLAHEIRNPLQTITMAADNLRKVAKDDREAIALVEEIGYGANLLALLVNDLLVYSRQIDLQYSSQPIRAVIEQPLKKLTDDASHVTVRSEIENPDRQIRVDLPKIQLALENLLRNAIESMPTGGILSIGCRFRKRKNEEFVKITITDTGVGMNQEQLSQLDEPFLSTKPLGTGLGFPTAKKIIEAHKGSLKVDSRPGKGTAVQILLPLSAHKI
- the fliS gene encoding flagellar export chaperone FliS; this translates as MPEAHVLSTKAAKSYREEHVNALSQKELILMLYDGAIKFCTEAKEAIREKQYVQSHQLITRARNVILELLRILDMEKGGEVARNLQRLYVYIIARLIEVNLTKEPNLLDNVLSILRNLRSAWAEIDFEEAAVGRTETPHPDNPRPKMAGSACMLSVTA